The Zhihengliuella sp. ISTPL4 genomic interval AAGGGGATGGCGCCGCGCTCGGCCGCCGGACGCAGGACTTCGATCCCCTGACCCGGGTCGGTGTGCAGGACGAGCTGCCCGATCTGCCACCCGCCCAGCTCGGCGATGCCGGAGACGAGGGACGGGAGCTCATCGGACGGGACGGCGAGGATCACCAGTTCGGCGCGCCGCACGACCTCCTGGGTGTCCAGCACCGGGACACCGGGGAGCACCGCGGAGGCGCGCTCGTCGTCTGATCCGCTCGTGATCCCGACGACCGCGTGCCCGGCCCCGGCCAGCGCTGCACCGATGACCGGGCCGACGCGCCCGGCCCCGACGACACCGACGCCGAGACGGCCGTCGCGCACCACGTTCACTCCTCGCGCGGCGCGTCCGGTCGCGCCGGTGGGGCGGGTGGCGGCGGCGTGACCGGAGGAACAGCAGGCGGGGCGACCGGGGGCGCGGTCAGCGGAGGAGCCGGCGGCGGTGCCACCGGTGGCGTCCGGACGGGCGGAACCGGCGGTCCGGGCGCAGCCGCAGGAGCCGGGGTCACCGGCGGAGCCGGTGGCGCAGGCGCAGCCGCCCCCGGGCCGCCGAAGACGGGAGGTGCCGGAGGAACGGGCGGTGTGGCCGCACCGTCGAAGGCGGGCGGAGCCGGCGCGATCGCAGCCGCGGCGTGCTCGCTCCAGCGGTGCGTGTGATCCCGGGACGCCGCCTCCGCCGCAGCGACGCTGACCTCATTGAGAAGCGCGAGCGCATCGGCCCGCTCGAGACCCGACAGGAGGCCGGTGATCGGTCCGGGCACGGTGTGCACCTGTGCGCCGGAGACCGCCTGCGCCCGGTCGATCGGGCCCTGGCTCAGAGAGACGCCCTGCAGCCGCGCGAGAGGGAAGACGGCGAGCTTGCGCCACACGATGCCTCGACGCAGCAGCAGCCCGTCCGTCGTCACCGTGTAGCCGTGACGCTTCCAGGAGAACGGCCGTCGCCACCAGGCCCGCCGCGCCATCGTGCGGTAGGGGTCGTTCTCGGTCGGTCCGACGACGCCCTGATCCCACAGCGCGGGGATGCTCTCGACGGGAATGTCGGGAAGCACGAGCGACAGCACGCGCTCCACGTCCGCACGCTTGCCGACCGGCAGCACGACGTTGAACTGCTGACCGCTGCTCGACGACTGCTGCGCGGCGCTCTTGCCGCTCATCCGGTTGATCTTGATGGTCCACCAACCGAACGGCCGCCACAGCAGGGACTGCGACACCTCGACGGCGAAGATGCGGCCCGGCGGAAGGGTCTCGGTGACCGTGGTGAGCAGCCCGTAGGTGATGCGCACGCCGTCAGGGGTGGGTGCGATGGAGTAGCGCAGCGATTTGGAGATCTGTGCCCAGGTGATGCCGACCACCGCGATGAGCATGGGGACGCCCATGCCCAGACCGATGCCCAGGAGGACGATCCCGCCGTCCGGTTCTCCGTCGATCAGGATCCCGATGAGCGTGCTGCCGATCGCGATGGCGAAGATCACCCCGAAGAACACCAGCCACAGCAGCCCGGAGATGAGCTGCGAGCCGATCAGTCGCCCGGCCGGGATCTTGACGACGCTCTCGGGCACGACGTCCTGGAGGTCCACGCCGGCGAGCAGGCCGTTGACGCCTTCATTCATCGAGCCGACGAGCTGCGCGCGCGCGGAAGCCGGAGCGTGCCCACCGGGCGTCGCGGCGCTCTGCGGATCCAACGCCGCGTGCCGAGCGGCACGCGCACCGGAGGCCAGGCGCAGGATCTCGGCGCGCACCCCTTCAGCGCGCGGCGTGGCCAGGTATTCGAGCGCGACGTTCGCATCCGTGCCCGCGCCGACGACCTCGAGCTTCGCGAGGCCGATGATGCGCGCCGGGAACGGGCGGGTGAGGTTCACGCCCTGCACCCGATCGAGAGGGGCGCGGCGATGCGAGCGGAAGATGATGCCCTTGCGGACCTCGACGTGGTCGCCGGTGATCCGGAACTGCTGGAAGCGCCAGACGAACCAGAAGATCGCCACGAGCACCACGACGAGCGCCAGGAGACCCAGCAGCGCGATCAGGGCGAAGTTGTTGGCGAGCACCCAGTCGACCGGGTCGCCACCGGTGTAGTCGTCGTAGTGCGCATCCTCCGGCGCGAACCGCCCGACGAGCCAGGCGATGACGCGATCACGCATGTTCGCGATCACGATGCCGCCCACGATGATGAGCGCCAGGCCGCCCTTGAAGAGCGGCGTCAGCGGGTGCATCCGGTGCCATTCACCGTCTGCGAGGTGCGTCGGGGGCGCGCCTGCGGGTGCCTGACCCGGCGCGGCGGGAAGCTGCGACTCGCTCACAGGCCGGTCCGACGGGTCTCAGCGACCTGGATGAGCGTGTCGCGCAGCGCCTCGGCCGCCGTCTGGGTGAGACCGGGAATCTGCACGCCGGTGGTCGCCGCGGCGGTGACCATCTTGAGCTGAGAGATGCCGAACGCCCGGTCGAGCGGACCCTGCGTGATGTCGACGAGCTGCATGCGACCGTACGGCACGGCGATCATCCGCTGCCAGAGGATGCCTTTACGGAAGACGATGTCGTCCGCGCGCAGCATGTAGCCGATGGCGCGGGCCTGCCGCGGAAGGATGATCAGCGTGAGGACCGTGATCAGCAGGATGATGCCGGCCGGAATCCACACCCAGTCCTGCTCCAGCACAACGTTGAGCACGATGGCCGCCGCCGCGACGATCGCCAGGAAGATCACGTTCTGCACGATCTGCGATACGACGTAGCGCGGCGAGATCTGGTGCCAGGTGCCGTCGAGCTCGAGGCGGGCCTCGTTGCGTGCCGTGCGCAGCCGCGTGTAGGTGCCCTGGTCAAGGGCGTCGAGGTCAGTGCCCTCCGCCGGGTTCAGGGGCGCGGTCTCTGGGTTCTGAGTCATCAGGATCCTTCGGCAGGGTGCAGAACTGTTCGGCGACGAGAGCGGCGACGACGAGCACGACCGCACTCGCGATCAGCGCCACCATGGCCACAGTCGACCCTATCGGGGGATCGATGGGGCGCGTGAGGAGGAAGGCCAGCAGCCCGGCGCCGAAGCCGGCCAGGATCGCGCCCAGCAGGCTGGACGCCCGGGCGAGCGTCGCGGCCCGCAGAGCACGAAAGGGGTCGATGCGCACCCCCGAGCGGACGCTGCGCCGCACCGGCCAGGCCACACCGAGCGATGCGCCGGCGATGAGGACGAGCAGCACCGGGAGGAACAGGGAAGGCGTGAACGTGGCTCGACCGGTCGCCGTGAGCATCTGGTCGAGGATGAACCCGGCACCGGCTCCGATCAGCGCGAGGACGGCGAGCAGCCCGGCAGAGGTGCGCTTCATCCCTCGCCTCGCGCGCGGAGGTCCGCCGTCAGATCGGCGACGCGGCGCCCTGCGAGCTCGGCGTCGGGGTCGATGTCGAGCCACGGCTCCAGGACGAACAGCCGCTCCGCTGCCCGCGGATGCGGGAGCTGGATCCGGGGGTCGTCCGAGACGACATCGCCGTACGCGATGAGGTCGAGGTCCAGGGTGCGGTCGCCCCATCGCTCGCCGCGTACCCGACCGTTCTCGTCCTCGATGGCGTGCAGCATCCCGAGGAGGATCTCCGGAGCGAGACGTGTGGTCACGAGAGCCACGGCGTTGACGTATCCGGGCGCGTCCGGGTCAGGACCGTCCACGCGGAGCGCCACCGTCTCGAACAGA includes:
- a CDS encoding DUF2520 domain-containing protein gives rise to the protein MVRDGRLGVGVVGAGRVGPVIGAALAGAGHAVVGITSGSDDERASAVLPGVPVLDTQEVVRRAELVILAVPSDELPSLVSGIAELGGWQIGQLVLHTDPGQGIEVLRPAAERGAIPLAVHPAITFTGTSIDLRQLQAGFAAVTAPAAVLPIAQALAVEMGCEPVVIAEADRAAYADAIATATEFSRSIIGQSTSRLREIGVENPGGFLSALVQSTVERALRDASDPPPLV
- a CDS encoding PH domain-containing protein, which codes for MSESQLPAAPGQAPAGAPPTHLADGEWHRMHPLTPLFKGGLALIIVGGIVIANMRDRVIAWLVGRFAPEDAHYDDYTGGDPVDWVLANNFALIALLGLLALVVVLVAIFWFVWRFQQFRITGDHVEVRKGIIFRSHRRAPLDRVQGVNLTRPFPARIIGLAKLEVVGAGTDANVALEYLATPRAEGVRAEILRLASGARAARHAALDPQSAATPGGHAPASARAQLVGSMNEGVNGLLAGVDLQDVVPESVVKIPAGRLIGSQLISGLLWLVFFGVIFAIAIGSTLIGILIDGEPDGGIVLLGIGLGMGVPMLIAVVGITWAQISKSLRYSIAPTPDGVRITYGLLTTVTETLPPGRIFAVEVSQSLLWRPFGWWTIKINRMSGKSAAQQSSSSGQQFNVVLPVGKRADVERVLSLVLPDIPVESIPALWDQGVVGPTENDPYRTMARRAWWRRPFSWKRHGYTVTTDGLLLRRGIVWRKLAVFPLARLQGVSLSQGPIDRAQAVSGAQVHTVPGPITGLLSGLERADALALLNEVSVAAAEAASRDHTHRWSEHAAAAIAPAPPAFDGAATPPVPPAPPVFGGPGAAAPAPPAPPVTPAPAAAPGPPVPPVRTPPVAPPPAPPLTAPPVAPPAVPPVTPPPPAPPARPDAPREE
- a CDS encoding PH domain-containing protein; the protein is MTQNPETAPLNPAEGTDLDALDQGTYTRLRTARNEARLELDGTWHQISPRYVVSQIVQNVIFLAIVAAAAIVLNVVLEQDWVWIPAGIILLITVLTLIILPRQARAIGYMLRADDIVFRKGILWQRMIAVPYGRMQLVDITQGPLDRAFGISQLKMVTAAATTGVQIPGLTQTAAEALRDTLIQVAETRRTGL
- a CDS encoding DUF3180 domain-containing protein yields the protein MKRTSAGLLAVLALIGAGAGFILDQMLTATGRATFTPSLFLPVLLVLIAGASLGVAWPVRRSVRSGVRIDPFRALRAATLARASSLLGAILAGFGAGLLAFLLTRPIDPPIGSTVAMVALIASAVVLVVAALVAEQFCTLPKDPDDSEPRDRAPEPGGGH
- the folK gene encoding 2-amino-4-hydroxy-6-hydroxymethyldihydropteridine diphosphokinase translates to MSRNLTRPPEVPGPRPARPETVAVVALGANLGDREETIRAAAARIGRLPLVSDVRLSRLFETVALRVDGPDPDAPGYVNAVALVTTRLAPEILLGMLHAIEDENGRVRGERWGDRTLDLDLIAYGDVVSDDPRIQLPHPRAAERLFVLEPWLDIDPDAELAGRRVADLTADLRARGEG